From one Caldichromatium japonicum genomic stretch:
- a CDS encoding NADH-quinone oxidoreductase subunit K: protein MDSEILITQVLYGGLGLVLFLLGLWSFIVHDGLSRKLIALNVMGSGVFHVLVAIAYRGLEQTPDPVPHALVLTGIVVAVSATALALAFGRRLEERDHA, encoded by the coding sequence ATGGACTCTGAGATCCTGATCACCCAGGTGCTCTATGGCGGGCTGGGCCTGGTACTGTTTCTCCTGGGCCTCTGGTCATTCATTGTCCATGATGGGCTCTCGCGCAAACTGATCGCGCTCAATGTCATGGGCTCTGGTGTCTTTCATGTCCTGGTCGCGATCGCCTATCGCGGTCTCGAGCAGACGCCTGACCCCGTACCGCATGCCCTGGTGCTGACGGGGATCGTGGTTGCGGTGAGCGCCACCGCCCTGGCGTTGGCCTTCGGTCGGCGCCTGGAGGAGCGTGACCATGCTTGA
- a CDS encoding alpha-D-glucose phosphate-specific phosphoglucomutase → METLRIATIPFHDQRPGTSGLRKQVRIFQQPGYLENFVQAIFDTQPELKGGTLVVGGDGRYFNREAIQVILRIAAANWVRQILIGQYGFFSTPAVSCVIRKYQAQGGIVLSASHNPGGPDGDFGIKFNVANGGPAPESVTEAIFARTRVIDHYLTLDTPPLDLDRLGGTKLKDTAIEVIDPVCDYADLMETIFDFDAIHQLFNSGHFRMRFDAMHAITGPYAREILENRLGAEPGTVLNGNPLEDFGSGHPDPNLVHAHALVEMTRGLKGLDFAAASDGDGDRNMILGRDCFVTPSDSLAILAANAHLVPGYRQGIRGIARSMPTSQAAKRVADFLGVECYETPTGWKFFGNLLDAGRITLCGEESFGTGSDHVREKDGLWAVLFWLNLLAVRQQSVAEILSDHWRRFGRNFYTRHDYEGLDLKSAELLIDHLRRLLPDLPGHQLGAETVSYADDFAYTDPIDGSRTERQGIRIGFASGARIVYRLSGTGTSGATLRVYLESFEPDPDRHQLDPQEALRPLVLIARELAQIETRTGRTEPDVIT, encoded by the coding sequence ATGGAAACGCTGCGTATCGCTACCATACCATTTCACGACCAGCGCCCCGGAACCTCGGGACTGCGCAAACAGGTCCGTATCTTTCAACAGCCGGGTTATCTTGAAAACTTCGTCCAAGCGATCTTTGATACCCAGCCCGAGCTCAAGGGCGGCACGCTCGTCGTCGGCGGCGACGGACGTTATTTCAACCGTGAGGCGATCCAGGTGATCCTGCGTATCGCCGCGGCTAATTGGGTCAGACAGATCCTGATCGGTCAATATGGATTCTTCTCGACCCCTGCCGTCTCTTGCGTCATCCGCAAATATCAGGCTCAGGGGGGGATCGTGCTCTCGGCCAGCCATAATCCAGGGGGGCCGGACGGCGATTTCGGGATCAAGTTCAATGTCGCCAACGGCGGGCCGGCACCCGAGTCGGTTACTGAAGCGATCTTTGCCCGCACTCGGGTCATCGACCATTATCTAACGCTGGATACGCCGCCTCTGGATCTCGACCGGTTAGGGGGGACCAAACTCAAGGACACTGCGATCGAGGTCATCGATCCAGTATGCGATTACGCGGATCTCATGGAGACGATCTTCGACTTCGATGCCATCCATCAGCTCTTTAATTCGGGCCATTTTCGGATGCGTTTCGATGCCATGCACGCCATCACTGGGCCCTATGCCCGCGAGATTCTGGAAAACCGGCTGGGCGCCGAGCCGGGTACGGTGCTCAATGGCAACCCGCTCGAGGATTTTGGCAGCGGTCATCCCGATCCCAATCTGGTCCATGCCCATGCGCTGGTCGAAATGACGCGCGGGCTCAAGGGTCTCGACTTTGCCGCGGCTTCGGATGGCGACGGGGATCGCAATATGATCCTAGGGCGCGATTGTTTTGTGACCCCAAGCGACAGTCTGGCGATCCTTGCCGCTAATGCCCATCTCGTCCCTGGCTACCGCCAAGGGATACGCGGGATCGCCCGCTCCATGCCGACTAGTCAGGCGGCCAAACGGGTTGCCGATTTTTTGGGCGTTGAATGCTACGAGACCCCAACTGGCTGGAAGTTCTTCGGCAATCTGCTCGATGCCGGACGCATCACCCTCTGCGGTGAGGAAAGTTTTGGCACCGGCTCGGATCATGTGCGCGAAAAGGATGGGCTGTGGGCGGTGCTCTTTTGGCTGAATCTGCTCGCGGTGCGCCAACAGTCGGTGGCGGAGATCCTCAGCGATCACTGGCGCCGGTTTGGGCGCAATTTCTACACCCGGCATGACTATGAGGGTCTCGACCTCAAATCTGCGGAGCTTCTGATCGATCATCTGCGCCGGCTCTTGCCCGACCTGCCCGGGCATCAGCTTGGTGCCGAGACGGTGAGCTACGCTGACGATTTTGCCTATACGGATCCGATCGATGGAAGCCGAACCGAACGCCAAGGCATCCGTATCGGCTTTGCGAGCGGCGCCCGCATCGTCTATCGACTCTCGGGTACTGGGACCTCAGGCGCAACCCTGCGTGTCTATCTTGAATCGTTCGAGCCAGACCCCGATCGCCATCAGCTCGATCCGCAAGAGGCCCTTCGGCCTCTCGTCCTCATTGCCCGTGAGCTTGCCCAGATCGAGACACGCACCGGACGCACAGAGCCCGATGTCATTACCTAA
- a CDS encoding monovalent cation/H+ antiporter complex subunit F — translation MPLAELNLAIALMLLATISVGLIRVVLGPTPADRLLAAQLLGTSGIGVLVVLSSVIQVPALIDVALVFALLAAVTTIAFTRKHP, via the coding sequence ATGCCGCTTGCCGAGTTGAATCTCGCCATCGCCCTGATGCTGCTTGCGACCATCAGCGTGGGTCTGATCCGCGTCGTTCTGGGCCCAACGCCTGCCGATCGCCTGCTCGCCGCCCAGTTGCTGGGGACCTCGGGGATCGGGGTCTTGGTGGTGCTGTCCTCTGTCATCCAGGTCCCTGCCTTGATCGATGTCGCCCTGGTCTTTGCGCTGCTGGCCGCGGTGACCACAATCGCCTTTACCCGTAAGCACCCATGA
- a CDS encoding Rrf2 family transcriptional regulator, which translates to MRLSTKGRYAVTAMLDLALHAGQGPITLADISAKQGISLSYLEQLFAALRSKKLVRGVRGPGGGYYLGRPASEISIANIICAVDEWVELTRCSGRQNCHDGRRCLTHHLWDQLSNEIFQFLDRISLQDLVDQGGQLQSGLSEMEGVPPLQRHRHAA; encoded by the coding sequence ATGAGATTATCGACCAAAGGTAGATATGCGGTGACTGCGATGCTCGACCTTGCCCTGCATGCCGGGCAAGGACCTATCACGCTGGCCGACATCTCGGCCAAACAAGGGATCTCGCTGTCCTATCTTGAACAGCTGTTTGCTGCCTTGCGTTCCAAAAAGCTGGTGCGCGGGGTGCGCGGGCCTGGGGGAGGCTATTATCTCGGACGCCCCGCAAGCGAGATCTCGATTGCTAACATCATCTGCGCCGTAGATGAATGGGTCGAACTGACCCGATGCAGCGGGCGCCAGAACTGTCATGACGGCAGACGCTGCCTGACCCATCATCTATGGGATCAGCTCAGCAACGAGATCTTTCAATTTCTCGATCGCATCTCGCTTCAAGATCTCGTTGACCAGGGGGGACAGCTACAGTCCGGTTTGTCTGAGATGGAGGGGGTACCTCCCTTGCAACGGCATCGGCATGCCGCCTGA
- the adk gene encoding adenylate kinase, with translation MRIVLLGGPGAGKGTQAGFIKSHFGIPQISTGDMLRAHVKQGTTLGLAAKAVMESGGLVSDDIIIGMVKERIAEPDCANGFLFDGFPRTIAQAEALKAARIFLDAVVEIAVPDEEIIRRLSGRRVHLPSGRTYHVIFNPPKVEGLDDETGEPLVQRDDDREETVRERLRVYHAQTAPLIEYYTAWAEQGGEGAPRYIRIEGIGPVEAIRARIIAALETL, from the coding sequence ATGCGCATCGTCCTGCTCGGCGGTCCAGGCGCTGGTAAAGGCACTCAGGCTGGATTCATCAAATCGCATTTCGGTATCCCTCAGATCTCGACCGGCGACATGCTGCGTGCCCACGTCAAGCAGGGCACAACCCTCGGGCTGGCTGCGAAGGCAGTCATGGAAAGCGGGGGGCTGGTCTCTGATGACATCATCATCGGCATGGTCAAGGAGCGGATCGCTGAGCCAGACTGCGCCAACGGCTTCTTGTTCGACGGTTTCCCCCGCACCATCGCCCAGGCCGAGGCGCTAAAGGCAGCGCGCATCTTTCTCGATGCCGTGGTCGAGATCGCCGTCCCCGACGAGGAGATCATCCGGCGTCTCTCCGGGCGGCGGGTGCATCTCCCCTCGGGCCGCACCTATCATGTGATCTTCAATCCGCCTAAGGTCGAGGGTTTGGACGACGAGACCGGCGAACCCTTGGTCCAGCGGGATGACGACCGAGAAGAGACGGTGCGCGAGCGCCTGCGGGTCTATCATGCGCAAACTGCGCCTCTGATCGAATACTATACAGCCTGGGCCGAACAGGGCGGAGAAGGCGCACCCCGTTATATCCGGATCGAGGGTATCGGACCGGTCGAGGCGATCCGCGCGCGGATCATCGCGGCGCTTGAGACCCTCTGA
- a CDS encoding DUF1249 domain-containing protein has protein sequence MSDWSATVFLLARLDAGPSLGDLLGLCEENFMHLRRLAPGLRDYPLGRLISRCPGAVDLALEIEAQAPYTTSLRLTHLFAASAGHSEPDARLRVYHDARQVEILSLRQSILPLRVGYAPPALSDKWRANLFLSKWLQFCCSQGHGFAPTALDRSSCAVPADRLVRSPS, from the coding sequence TTGAGCGATTGGAGCGCCACTGTCTTTCTCCTCGCGCGACTGGACGCCGGCCCAAGCCTCGGCGATCTGCTCGGACTATGCGAGGAGAACTTTATGCATCTGCGGCGTCTGGCTCCAGGTCTGCGCGATTATCCCTTGGGACGCCTGATCTCGCGCTGTCCTGGGGCCGTTGACCTCGCTTTAGAGATTGAGGCCCAGGCTCCCTATACCACCAGCCTACGCCTTACCCATCTCTTTGCTGCATCTGCCGGCCATAGCGAACCGGATGCCCGGCTGCGCGTCTATCATGATGCGCGCCAGGTCGAGATCCTCAGCCTGCGCCAATCGATCCTCCCTTTGCGCGTCGGCTATGCCCCGCCTGCCCTGAGCGACAAATGGCGCGCCAATCTCTTTTTATCTAAGTGGTTGCAGTTTTGCTGTAGCCAGGGACATGGCTTCGCGCCCACTGCCCTTGATCGATCGTCTTGCGCCGTGCCGGCCGATCGCCTTGTCCGTTCCCCATCTTGA
- a CDS encoding Na+/H+ antiporter subunit E translates to MKISQSPAALTLRLGLFAGVWVVIAGTDPASWLIGISAVIAASLASWRLRPEGAGQPHLGPALAFIPFFFWSSLKGGVDVAWRVLQPQMRIAPGLHPYRLRLINPSERVLLLASISLLPGTLSADLEGDTLILHALDASDPNALEFEIAHLERRIGSLFGEPWAKTPD, encoded by the coding sequence ATGAAGATCTCGCAGAGCCCCGCCGCCCTTACCCTGCGCCTTGGGCTGTTTGCTGGCGTCTGGGTGGTCATCGCCGGTACCGATCCTGCCTCTTGGCTGATCGGCATCTCTGCGGTGATCGCGGCAAGCCTGGCGAGTTGGCGTTTAAGACCTGAGGGCGCAGGTCAACCGCATCTGGGTCCCGCCTTGGCCTTCATCCCCTTTTTCTTCTGGAGTTCGCTCAAAGGCGGGGTCGATGTCGCCTGGCGGGTGTTGCAGCCGCAGATGCGGATCGCGCCTGGGTTGCATCCCTATCGCCTCAGGTTGATCAATCCTTCAGAGCGGGTGTTGTTGCTCGCTTCCATCAGTCTCCTGCCCGGGACCCTCAGCGCCGACCTCGAGGGGGATACCCTGATCCTCCATGCCTTGGATGCCAGCGACCCCAATGCCCTCGAGTTCGAGATCGCACACCTCGAGCGGCGCATCGGCTCGCTCTTCGGCGAGCCCTGGGCGAAGACGCCCGACTAG
- the mnhG gene encoding monovalent cation/H(+) antiporter subunit G: MMALYLLSAFCLMAGLLFFLAGTLGLLRLPDLLTRLHALTKADNLDLGLVILGLVFQTPDQPLRAFKLLLIWLFVLIASATGAHLIAQRALRSKSYQDDR; this comes from the coding sequence ATGATGGCCCTGTATCTACTCTCGGCATTCTGTCTCATGGCTGGCCTCTTGTTCTTTCTCGCCGGCACCCTGGGTCTTTTGCGACTACCCGACCTGCTGACCCGGCTACATGCCCTGACCAAGGCCGACAATCTGGATCTGGGCCTGGTGATCCTGGGTCTCGTGTTCCAGACACCCGATCAGCCGCTGCGCGCGTTCAAGCTGCTCCTGATCTGGCTGTTTGTGCTCATTGCAAGCGCCACCGGCGCCCATCTGATCGCCCAGCGCGCATTGCGCAGCAAGTCTTATCAGGACGACCGATGA
- a CDS encoding MnhB domain-containing protein — MSSSLLSLLVKVLVVALGAFLGWALWDGLSGHSGVRLAEIALVQVPESGASNPVTSVLLNFRGYDTLLELAVLLTALLGIWSLCPAALPYPPPGLLLTNLVGWVVPMLIIAGGYLLWVGGQAPGGAFQAGALFGAAGVTLALAGHPTGGLPAESHQRLLATSGTLVFVLMGLGCMLLGLGFLTYPKAIAKWLILTIETAATLSIGLILAAAFLGGHPSAGRSHGL; from the coding sequence ATGAGCTCATCCCTGCTGAGCCTGCTGGTCAAGGTGTTGGTCGTCGCCTTGGGCGCCTTTCTGGGCTGGGCGCTATGGGATGGTTTGAGCGGACACTCCGGCGTGCGCCTAGCCGAGATCGCCCTGGTGCAGGTGCCTGAATCGGGTGCAAGCAACCCAGTGACCTCGGTCCTGCTCAATTTCCGCGGCTATGACACCCTGCTCGAACTGGCCGTACTCCTGACGGCCTTGCTCGGTATCTGGTCGCTCTGCCCTGCCGCCTTGCCCTATCCGCCGCCTGGCCTGTTGCTTACAAACCTCGTGGGTTGGGTGGTGCCCATGCTGATCATCGCTGGCGGTTATCTCCTCTGGGTCGGCGGTCAGGCCCCAGGCGGTGCCTTTCAAGCAGGCGCGCTCTTCGGTGCTGCTGGTGTGACCCTGGCCTTGGCCGGTCATCCCACCGGCGGCCTGCCTGCGGAATCCCATCAACGCCTCCTGGCCACCTCGGGCACCCTCGTATTCGTGCTGATGGGCTTGGGCTGTATGCTCTTAGGCCTTGGTTTCCTGACCTATCCCAAGGCGATCGCCAAATGGCTGATCCTGACCATCGAGACCGCGGCTACGCTCAGCATCGGCCTCATCCTCGCTGCGGCCTTCCTCGGCGGGCATCCCTCTGCAGGAAGGTCCCATGGACTCTGA
- the htpG gene encoding molecular chaperone HtpG, whose amino-acid sequence MTVEAHKETLEFKAEVSQVLDLVIRSLYSNKEIFLRELVSNASDAAERLRFEALSDDGLYEGDSQLRVRILIDRDAKTLTVSDNGIGMSRQEVMDTIGSIASSGTRRFLASLSGDQTKDGQLIGQFGVGFYSAFIVADRVTLISRRAGYGPEHGVRWESDGRGTYTIETVEKVVRGTDVILHLKDDEQEFLEQWRLRSIIQKFSDHIAIPIEMPKEYYGEEAEKRKGQPPEFEQVNRGTALWMRNKSEIREEEYHEFYKHIAHDFEPPLAYVHNRVEGTNEYTALLYIPRRAPWDLWDREPKHGVKLYVRRVFIMDESDQLMPRYLRFIKGIVDADDLPLNVSREILQHNRKIDAIRQANTKRILGLLETLAKDEPERYALFWDEFGKVLKEGPAEDYANRERIAGLLRFATTHSEDNKQRVSLDDYIGRMQEGQDKIYYITAETPAAARHSPHLEIFRKKGIEVLLLSDRVDEWLLSHLHEYKGKHLQSVAKGELDLGGLADQEDKETKDKAATEHRPLLDRLKTALGERVEAVRPSQRLVESPACLVVGADDMSIHLARVLKAVGQNAPQVKPTLEVNLEHPLVKRLAAEADTDRFNDLASILFEQAQLAEGTQLDDPGAFVARLNKLIAEMLAI is encoded by the coding sequence ATGACAGTCGAAGCGCACAAAGAAACCCTTGAATTCAAGGCCGAGGTCAGCCAGGTCCTTGATCTGGTGATCCGTTCGCTTTATTCGAACAAAGAGATTTTTTTGCGCGAATTGGTCTCGAACGCCTCGGATGCTGCCGAGCGTCTGCGGTTTGAGGCCTTGAGCGACGATGGGCTTTATGAGGGCGACAGCCAGTTGCGGGTGCGCATCCTCATCGACCGCGACGCCAAGACCCTGACCGTCTCGGACAACGGCATTGGCATGAGCCGCCAGGAAGTGATGGATACCATCGGTAGCATCGCCAGCTCGGGCACGCGTCGTTTCCTAGCGAGTCTATCGGGCGATCAGACCAAGGATGGCCAGCTCATCGGTCAGTTTGGCGTGGGCTTTTATTCGGCATTCATCGTCGCCGATCGAGTCACCCTGATCTCGCGCAGGGCAGGTTACGGACCGGAGCATGGGGTGCGCTGGGAATCCGATGGGCGCGGGACCTATACCATCGAGACAGTGGAAAAAGTGGTGCGGGGTACGGATGTGATCCTGCATCTCAAGGATGACGAGCAAGAGTTTTTGGAACAGTGGCGCCTGCGTTCGATCATCCAGAAGTTCTCGGATCATATCGCCATCCCCATCGAGATGCCCAAGGAGTACTACGGCGAGGAGGCTGAGAAGCGCAAAGGCCAGCCTCCGGAGTTTGAGCAGGTCAACCGTGGTACGGCGCTATGGATGCGCAACAAGTCCGAGATCCGCGAGGAGGAGTATCACGAGTTTTACAAGCACATCGCCCATGACTTTGAACCACCTCTGGCCTATGTCCACAATCGGGTTGAGGGAACCAATGAATATACGGCGCTCCTCTATATCCCGCGCCGTGCCCCCTGGGACCTCTGGGACCGCGAGCCCAAGCACGGGGTCAAGCTCTATGTCAGGCGGGTCTTCATCATGGATGAGTCGGATCAGCTCATGCCGCGCTATCTGAGGTTCATCAAAGGGATCGTCGACGCCGACGACCTGCCGCTCAATGTCTCGCGCGAGATCCTGCAGCACAATCGTAAGATCGACGCCATCCGCCAAGCGAACACCAAGCGCATCCTGGGGCTCCTTGAGACCCTGGCTAAGGACGAACCGGAGAGATATGCCCTCTTTTGGGACGAATTCGGCAAGGTGCTCAAAGAGGGTCCGGCCGAGGATTATGCCAACCGTGAGCGGATCGCTGGTCTATTGCGTTTCGCGACGACCCACAGCGAGGACAACAAACAGCGCGTCTCGCTCGACGATTACATCGGGCGGATGCAGGAAGGTCAGGACAAGATCTATTACATCACCGCCGAAACCCCAGCGGCAGCACGCCACAGCCCGCATCTCGAGATCTTCCGCAAGAAGGGGATCGAGGTTTTGCTGCTTTCCGATCGGGTCGATGAATGGCTGCTTAGCCATCTCCATGAATACAAGGGTAAACATCTCCAGTCGGTCGCCAAGGGCGAGCTGGACCTCGGGGGGCTTGCCGATCAGGAGGACAAGGAGACCAAGGACAAGGCGGCGACCGAGCACAGACCGCTCTTGGATCGGCTCAAGACTGCGCTGGGCGAGCGGGTCGAGGCAGTTCGGCCTAGCCAGCGCCTGGTTGAGTCTCCAGCCTGTTTGGTGGTCGGGGCCGATGACATGAGCATCCATCTGGCACGGGTACTCAAGGCCGTGGGCCAAAACGCCCCTCAGGTCAAGCCGACCTTAGAGGTTAACCTTGAACATCCGCTGGTCAAGCGGCTCGCCGCCGAGGCGGATACAGATCGCTTTAATGACCTGGCCTCGATCCTGTTCGAGCAGGCACAGCTTGCCGAGGGCACTCAGCTCGATGACCCGGGGGCCTTCGTTGCCCGGCTCAATAAGTTGATAGCCGAGATGCTGGCAATCTGA
- the trxA gene encoding thioredoxin: MAVVELNAANFEQTIRDHSFVMVDFWAPWCGPCRSFAPVYEKVSADFPDVVFAKVNTEEEQAIAAHFQIRSIPTLMIFRDQIIIFAQAGALPEGMLRDLITRAGELDMDEVRRQIAAQSEAHA, encoded by the coding sequence ATGGCCGTCGTAGAGCTCAATGCCGCCAATTTCGAACAAACGATCCGCGATCACAGCTTTGTGATGGTGGACTTCTGGGCCCCCTGGTGCGGTCCCTGCCGCTCCTTTGCCCCTGTCTATGAAAAGGTCTCAGCAGACTTCCCTGATGTCGTCTTTGCTAAGGTCAATACCGAGGAGGAGCAGGCAATCGCCGCCCATTTCCAGATCCGCTCGATCCCAACGCTCATGATCTTCCGCGATCAGATCATCATCTTTGCCCAAGCTGGGGCCCTGCCTGAGGGGATGCTGCGCGATCTCATTACCCGGGCAGGCGAGCTGGATATGGATGAAGTCCGCCGTCAGATCGCCGCCCAATCCGAAGCGCATGCCTGA
- the prmB gene encoding 50S ribosomal protein L3 N(5)-glutamine methyltransferase yields MAEQPDGLCSIQDFIRWGASRFNAAGLHFGHGTDNALDEAAFLVLGALHLAPTLPTSFRECRLTPAERVRVTELIERRVVERIPSAYLIGRAWFAGLEFEVDEHVLIPRSPIAELVEAGFDPWIDGDRVQRLLDIGTGCGCIGIAAAVYLPDAEVDLVDISPQALHVAQRNIERHHLGERVQVVESNLFAALAGRRYDVIVSNPPYVAQPEFDQLPAEYHREPQQALLAGEDGLEIVLRILDEAAQHLNDRGILVVEVGNTQPALEAHLPGLPFTWLEFERGGEGVFLLTREQLLEAQPLIEEALYA; encoded by the coding sequence ATGGCAGAACAGCCGGACGGTTTGTGCTCGATTCAAGATTTCATTCGCTGGGGGGCCAGTCGTTTCAACGCAGCTGGCCTCCATTTTGGTCACGGGACCGATAATGCCCTCGATGAGGCGGCCTTTCTGGTGTTGGGTGCCTTGCATCTCGCGCCCACTCTCCCCACGAGCTTTCGCGAGTGTCGTTTGACCCCGGCTGAACGGGTTCGGGTCACAGAGCTTATCGAGCGCCGGGTCGTTGAGCGTATCCCTTCGGCCTATCTGATCGGACGCGCCTGGTTTGCAGGTCTGGAGTTCGAGGTCGATGAGCATGTCCTGATCCCACGCTCGCCGATCGCTGAGCTCGTCGAGGCCGGCTTTGATCCCTGGATTGATGGCGATCGGGTCCAACGCCTGTTGGACATTGGTACGGGCTGTGGTTGTATTGGCATCGCTGCAGCTGTCTATCTGCCGGATGCCGAGGTGGACCTGGTCGATATCTCGCCCCAGGCGCTGCATGTAGCCCAGCGCAATATAGAACGCCATCACCTAGGGGAGCGCGTGCAGGTCGTGGAGTCGAATCTATTCGCCGCGCTTGCTGGCCGCCGCTATGATGTGATCGTCTCTAACCCCCCTTATGTGGCGCAGCCCGAATTCGATCAGCTGCCGGCTGAGTATCATCGTGAGCCCCAGCAGGCCCTGCTTGCCGGTGAGGATGGACTCGAGATCGTTCTGCGTATCCTCGATGAGGCCGCCCAGCACCTCAATGACCGAGGGATTCTCGTGGTCGAGGTAGGAAATACCCAGCCTGCATTGGAGGCGCATTTGCCCGGCCTGCCGTTCACTTGGCTTGAGTTTGAACGGGGCGGTGAAGGTGTCTTTCTCCTGACGCGCGAGCAGCTCTTGGAGGCGCAGCCGCTGATCGAGGAGGCGCTGTATGCTTGA
- a CDS encoding Uma2 family endonuclease, giving the protein MLQPASKSGRFTYADYCRWPEGERWELIDGQAFAMSPAPSRLHQEFVVELAAQIHPKLANSSCRVYVAPFDVRLPHAQESDDEIDTVVQPDLAVICDPTKLDDKGCRGAPDWIIEILSPSSAAHDHIRKRALYERHGVREYWLLHPSDRLLTIYRLGPDGSFGKPEVAELTGFTAVGIFPGLEINWPGPEAMEGPQ; this is encoded by the coding sequence ATGTTGCAGCCAGCCAGCAAATCGGGTCGCTTTACCTATGCCGATTATTGCCGTTGGCCGGAGGGAGAACGCTGGGAGCTGATTGACGGCCAGGCATTCGCCATGAGCCCTGCCCCTTCGCGCCTCCATCAGGAGTTCGTGGTCGAACTGGCTGCGCAGATCCACCCTAAGCTTGCGAACTCATCTTGCCGAGTCTATGTCGCGCCCTTTGATGTCCGTCTGCCGCACGCTCAGGAGTCGGACGATGAGATCGACACTGTGGTCCAGCCGGACCTCGCCGTCATCTGCGACCCCACCAAGCTCGATGACAAAGGCTGCCGCGGCGCCCCGGATTGGATCATCGAGATCCTCTCCCCCTCGAGCGCCGCGCACGACCACATCCGCAAACGTGCCCTCTATGAGCGGCATGGAGTGCGCGAATACTGGCTTTTGCACCCCAGCGATCGGCTATTGACCATCTATCGCTTGGGGCCCGATGGTTCATTTGGTAAGCCCGAGGTGGCTGAATTGACTGGATTTACAGCGGTGGGGATCTTCCCTGGGCTTGAGATCAATTGGCCAGGGCCTGAGGCGATGGAAGGGCCTCAGTGA
- a CDS encoding Na(+)/H(+) antiporter subunit B — protein sequence MNLLLLGFDLLLSINLLTLAFAASSSQEPRRGTIFFIAFGLLLALVWARLRAPDLALAEAAIGAGLSGALMLGAGQRAARKPDGEGPP from the coding sequence ATGAATCTGCTTTTACTTGGTTTCGATCTCTTGCTATCGATCAACCTCTTGACCCTCGCATTCGCTGCCTCGAGCAGTCAAGAACCGCGGCGGGGGACGATCTTTTTCATCGCCTTCGGCCTTTTACTGGCACTGGTCTGGGCGCGCCTGCGGGCTCCAGATCTCGCCTTGGCCGAGGCGGCGATCGGTGCCGGGCTCTCGGGCGCCCTGATGCTCGGCGCTGGACAGCGCGCGGCGCGCAAGCCAGACGGCGAGGGCCCACCATGA